The Amylolactobacillus amylophilus DSM 20533 = JCM 1125 genome contains a region encoding:
- a CDS encoding proline--tRNA ligase, with the protein MRQSKFFMPTLKEVPADAEAVSHQLMLRGGYVRQVTAGVYSYLPLANLVLTKISNIVREEMAKIDAPEMLMPIFLPASLWQESGRYESYGPNLFKLVDRHERPSILGPTHEETFTEIVAEELRSYKKMPLTLYQIQTKFRDENRPRFGLLRGREFIMLDAYSFAANEEQLDVQYQEVGQAFQNVFDRVGLKTMAIIADAGAMGGSDSTEYQAPAAVGEDTIAYTAGGYAANIEMAKSIDSLEVTTEEPKEIEKVHTPGIKTITALAEFMAVPNTKIVKSVLYRADDKLVLVLIRGDKQINEVKLTNIIDANELHVATDAEVVELTGIMPGGIGPVNATFADMVIADETIEHLTNFVVGANETDYQLANVNLGRDFFVDQFYDVKLAEEGELDPIGHEPLKFTRGIEIGHIFKLGTRYTKDFHANFLDENGKEQPVIMGSYGIGISRLLSAIIEQNYTERGIAWPKTVAPFEVHLIQMKMNDADQTKVANDLYQSLSDKYDVLYDERNERAGVKFADADLVGAPVRVIIGKKASEGIIEVKHPGEQDSTEVKLTELENYINSEIG; encoded by the coding sequence ATGCGTCAATCGAAATTTTTCATGCCAACATTAAAAGAGGTGCCTGCAGATGCCGAGGCAGTCAGCCACCAGCTGATGCTCCGAGGTGGATATGTTCGCCAGGTAACAGCCGGAGTCTATTCATATTTGCCATTAGCAAATCTGGTTCTCACTAAGATATCTAATATTGTTCGTGAAGAAATGGCGAAGATTGATGCACCAGAAATGTTAATGCCGATTTTTCTACCTGCATCACTTTGGCAAGAATCTGGACGGTATGAGAGTTACGGTCCTAACCTTTTCAAGTTAGTGGACCGACACGAACGGCCATCAATTCTTGGACCTACTCATGAGGAGACCTTTACCGAGATTGTGGCGGAGGAACTACGTAGCTATAAGAAAATGCCGCTGACTCTCTACCAAATACAGACCAAATTTCGGGATGAGAACAGACCACGCTTTGGTTTACTAAGGGGGCGCGAGTTCATCATGCTTGATGCCTATAGTTTTGCAGCCAACGAAGAACAATTGGACGTACAGTATCAAGAGGTAGGTCAGGCGTTTCAAAATGTCTTTGATCGAGTGGGCCTAAAAACGATGGCCATCATTGCCGATGCGGGTGCCATGGGTGGCTCCGATTCAACCGAATACCAAGCACCTGCGGCTGTTGGTGAGGATACGATTGCCTATACCGCCGGTGGTTACGCAGCCAACATCGAGATGGCGAAGAGTATTGATTCACTTGAGGTGACAACAGAGGAACCAAAGGAGATTGAGAAGGTCCATACACCGGGTATCAAGACAATTACCGCCTTAGCCGAGTTTATGGCGGTGCCAAATACCAAAATTGTTAAGAGTGTGCTTTATCGTGCGGACGACAAGCTGGTACTGGTCCTCATCCGTGGTGATAAGCAAATTAATGAGGTGAAATTAACCAATATCATTGACGCAAATGAGTTACACGTGGCGACGGATGCTGAGGTCGTAGAACTAACGGGAATCATGCCCGGTGGTATCGGTCCAGTAAACGCCACGTTTGCTGATATGGTAATCGCCGATGAGACGATTGAACATTTGACTAATTTCGTCGTCGGTGCGAATGAAACCGACTATCAGTTGGCTAATGTTAATTTGGGACGTGACTTTTTCGTCGACCAGTTTTATGACGTTAAATTGGCTGAGGAGGGCGAGCTGGATCCAATTGGACATGAGCCATTAAAGTTTACCCGAGGAATAGAAATTGGTCATATTTTCAAACTGGGTACTCGTTATACCAAAGACTTTCATGCTAATTTCCTAGACGAAAACGGAAAGGAACAGCCTGTCATCATGGGTTCGTACGGAATTGGTATTTCCCGGTTGCTCTCTGCCATTATTGAGCAGAACTACACTGAGCGTGGTATAGCTTGGCCAAAAACCGTGGCACCGTTTGAGGTTCATTTAATCCAGATGAAGATGAATGATGCCGATCAGACGAAGGTCGCCAATGACTTGTATCAGTCATTATCAGACAAGTACGACGTGTTGTATGATGAGCGAAATGAGCGAGCAGGGGTGAAGTTTGCCGATGCTGATTTAGTCGGCGCACCTGTTCGGGTGATCATTGGGAAGAAAGCCTCTGAGGGAATTATCGAAGTTAAGCATCCCGGTGAGCAAGATTCGACTGAGGTCAAATTGACGGAATTAGAAAATTATATTAATAGTGAAATAGGGTAA
- the rseP gene encoding RIP metalloprotease RseP: MSGILIFIVVFGILVFVHEFGHFIVSKKSGVLVREFSIGMGPKLFQKMYHQTTYTIRWLPLGGYVRLAGPDDAAEIDPGKTVVLAKNEHDLVNRIDASESDLPIEGIPVQVKNADLVDTLTIEGYENGAEDNLQTYNVDHDATIIDQTGSELIIAPRDTQFQEANIWQKIATNIAGPLMNILLGFVVFMIWSLSTTGPLTTSIKSTVPNSPAAQVGMKAGDQITTINGSKITSWDQIPAEIDRAGRKDVRITVKRGTETKSFAVKPKIVETAGQKVAQVGIYPASNNAIGAKVNRGFSMAVDTTTMIFRALGNLVASFSLNKLSGPVGIYSQTAQMSKLGFTYVLAFLASISINLGIVNLLPIPGLDGGKLLLNIVELFRRKPIPVEKEGIVNLIGFGLLLLLIIAVTGNDIYRYFIK; encoded by the coding sequence ATGAGTGGTATTCTCATTTTTATCGTTGTCTTTGGAATCCTCGTCTTCGTTCACGAATTCGGTCATTTTATCGTGTCCAAGAAATCCGGGGTACTCGTGCGCGAGTTCTCGATTGGCATGGGGCCAAAGCTGTTTCAGAAAATGTATCATCAGACGACTTACACCATTCGTTGGCTGCCTCTCGGTGGTTACGTCCGGCTGGCGGGTCCTGACGATGCTGCAGAGATTGATCCCGGCAAAACCGTCGTGCTTGCCAAAAATGAACACGATTTGGTCAATCGAATCGACGCCTCAGAGTCGGATTTACCAATCGAGGGCATTCCGGTCCAGGTCAAGAATGCTGATTTGGTTGATACGCTCACGATTGAGGGGTACGAGAATGGCGCAGAGGACAACCTCCAGACCTACAACGTGGATCATGACGCCACAATTATTGACCAGACTGGCTCGGAACTAATCATTGCACCACGTGATACCCAGTTTCAAGAAGCAAATATCTGGCAAAAAATAGCAACGAACATTGCCGGTCCGTTGATGAATATCTTATTGGGATTTGTCGTGTTCATGATTTGGTCTCTGTCGACGACAGGGCCGCTAACGACAAGTATTAAATCAACGGTCCCAAATTCACCTGCCGCGCAGGTAGGCATGAAGGCGGGTGACCAGATTACAACAATTAATGGTTCAAAAATTACAAGTTGGGATCAGATTCCCGCCGAAATCGACCGAGCGGGTAGGAAAGACGTTCGAATTACAGTCAAGCGTGGAACCGAAACAAAGAGTTTTGCGGTGAAGCCAAAGATTGTGGAGACCGCCGGCCAAAAGGTCGCACAGGTAGGCATTTACCCAGCAAGCAACAACGCCATTGGTGCCAAAGTCAACCGGGGATTTAGCATGGCCGTGGACACGACCACGATGATTTTCCGTGCACTCGGCAACCTGGTCGCTAGCTTCAGTCTGAATAAGCTCTCTGGACCGGTGGGTATCTACTCTCAGACGGCACAGATGTCTAAGCTTGGATTTACGTATGTATTGGCGTTTCTAGCTTCAATTTCCATTAACCTGGGTATCGTCAATTTATTACCGATTCCCGGATTAGACGGTGGTAAGTTGCTGCTGAACATCGTTGAATTGTTCCGGCGTAAGCCGATTCCGGTGGAAAAAGAGGGAATTGTGAACCTGATTGGCTTTGGCCTACTCCTGCTCTTGATCATTGCTGTCACTGGTAATGATATCTACCGCTACTTTATCAAATAG
- a CDS encoding phosphatidate cytidylyltransferase has protein sequence MRQRVITAVVALIFFIPVLWFGGIAIDIVAAALAVVGISEIFIMRKRIIVSFEFILSTLAALTLAVPNAFFNFLPDALSRTDVFFIFVMLMLVHIVVSKNKFNYDDAGILTLSALYIGTGFHFLAAIRNADNGLALLGYLLVIVWTTDIGAYMIGRKFGKHKLWPVISPNKTWEGSLGGSVAAVILAAIYVSFVNTGYNSLLLIIFAVILSIVGQLGDLVESAYKRHYGVKDSGKILPGHGGILDRFDSLLFVLPVAAFLLLL, from the coding sequence ATGAGACAACGTGTAATTACGGCTGTAGTGGCCTTGATATTCTTTATTCCAGTACTCTGGTTCGGCGGAATTGCCATCGATATTGTGGCGGCCGCACTTGCTGTGGTTGGTATTTCAGAGATCTTCATCATGAGAAAACGAATTATCGTTTCCTTTGAATTTATCCTGTCTACACTTGCTGCACTGACACTTGCCGTACCAAACGCGTTCTTCAACTTCTTACCAGATGCATTGAGCCGAACTGATGTCTTCTTCATCTTCGTGATGTTGATGCTCGTTCACATTGTTGTCTCAAAGAATAAGTTCAACTATGACGATGCTGGTATTCTAACGTTGTCTGCTTTGTATATTGGTACTGGTTTCCACTTCTTGGCAGCAATCAGAAACGCCGATAACGGCCTGGCATTACTCGGCTACCTCCTAGTAATCGTCTGGACAACGGATATTGGTGCTTATATGATTGGACGAAAATTTGGCAAGCACAAGCTTTGGCCTGTAATTAGTCCCAATAAGACTTGGGAGGGTAGCCTCGGCGGCTCTGTTGCTGCCGTGATTTTAGCGGCTATCTATGTTTCATTTGTCAACACGGGCTACAACTCGCTCTTGCTAATCATTTTTGCCGTGATTCTTTCTATTGTTGGTCAACTTGGTGACTTGGTGGAATCGGCGTATAAGAGACATTATGGCGTGAAGGATTCTGGTAAAATATTGCCAGGTCACGGTGGGATTCTTGACCGTTTCGACAGTCTCTTGTTCGTTTTACCAGTAGCAGCATTTTTGCTGTTGCTGTAG
- a CDS encoding isoprenyl transferase, with protein MTNSDDKHLNHLAIIMDGNGRWAKKRFLPRVAGHKQGMENVKTITKAANRLGIKVLTLYAFSTENWSRPTEEVNYLMRLPIDFFDKFMPDLMAENVRVNVMGFLGELPEKTRQVTERAMETTKNNTGLILNFALNYGSRREIVAATKQLAEQVEAGTLKATDIDEQKVAEQMMTANLGDFADPDLLIRTSGEQRISNFLLWQLAYTEMIFTDKFWPDFTTDDLNDMVDDFMGRDRRFGGVKDK; from the coding sequence ATGACAAACTCGGATGACAAGCATTTAAATCATTTAGCGATTATCATGGATGGCAACGGACGTTGGGCGAAGAAACGCTTCTTACCACGTGTTGCTGGCCATAAGCAGGGGATGGAGAACGTCAAAACCATCACAAAGGCTGCTAATCGCTTAGGCATCAAAGTTCTGACACTATACGCATTCTCGACCGAGAATTGGTCGCGTCCGACCGAAGAGGTCAACTATTTGATGCGTTTACCAATAGATTTCTTCGATAAGTTCATGCCTGATCTCATGGCCGAAAACGTCCGTGTGAATGTCATGGGCTTTTTGGGTGAATTACCTGAGAAGACACGCCAGGTGACTGAACGTGCCATGGAGACCACGAAGAACAATACGGGTTTGATTCTGAACTTCGCACTCAACTACGGTTCACGGCGTGAAATTGTCGCTGCAACGAAGCAACTAGCTGAACAGGTTGAGGCCGGCACTCTAAAAGCAACCGACATCGACGAGCAGAAGGTAGCAGAGCAGATGATGACCGCAAATCTCGGTGACTTCGCCGATCCTGACCTCCTAATTAGGACCAGTGGTGAGCAGCGCATCTCGAATTTCCTGCTCTGGCAACTTGCATACACTGAGATGATTTTTACCGACAAGTTTTGGCCTGACTTCACCACGGATGATCTGAATGACATGGTGGATGACTTCATGGGTCGCGATCGCCGTTTTGGTGGCGTCAAAGATAAGTAG
- the frr gene encoding ribosome recycling factor: MANTSLDTARSNMKKSIAVFERDLGGIRAGRANASLLDRVNVEYYGAPTPLNQIASITIPEPRVLLVNPYDKTALGDIEKGILASDLGITPANDGDVIRIVIPQLTSERRQEIAKEVGKLAEQAKVAVRNVRRDFMDDLKKSQKNGDISEDEMHDSENELQNITNNATKEIDKLAAEKSKEITEG, encoded by the coding sequence ATGGCTAATACCAGTTTAGACACAGCAAGAAGCAACATGAAGAAGAGTATTGCTGTCTTCGAACGCGATTTGGGCGGCATTCGTGCCGGCCGTGCTAACGCAAGTTTGCTTGATCGGGTGAACGTAGAATATTACGGCGCACCAACCCCATTAAATCAGATTGCTTCAATCACTATTCCAGAACCTCGCGTGCTGTTAGTGAACCCCTACGACAAAACCGCTTTAGGCGACATTGAAAAAGGGATCCTTGCGAGTGATCTAGGAATTACACCGGCAAACGATGGTGATGTGATTCGAATTGTTATTCCCCAATTGACCAGTGAACGTCGCCAAGAAATCGCAAAGGAAGTTGGCAAATTGGCTGAACAAGCTAAGGTAGCTGTCAGAAACGTGCGACGTGACTTCATGGATGACTTGAAGAAGTCTCAAAAGAACGGTGACATCTCTGAGGATGAAATGCATGACTCAGAGAACGAACTACAAAACATTACGAACAACGCAACCAAGGAAATCGACAAGTTGGCTGCCGAGAAGAGTAAGGAAATTACAGAAGGATAA
- the pyrH gene encoding UMP kinase, whose product MSDIKYKRVILKVSGEALAGKDGFGINPEVIKDLAEEIKTVHSMGVQIAIVCGGGNIWRGETGAKMGMDRAQADYMGMLATVMNGLALQDGLEHAGVPTRVQTSIEMRQVAEPYIRRRAVRHLEKGRVVIFSGGTGNPYFSTDTTAALRAAEIEADVILMAKNNVDGVYSADPKVDPDAVKFEELTQLDIINKDLRVMDRTASSLSMDTEIPLIVFNMNEPGNIKKVVLGENIGTTIRGDK is encoded by the coding sequence ATGAGCGATATTAAATACAAACGAGTAATTCTGAAGGTTAGTGGTGAAGCATTAGCCGGCAAGGACGGTTTCGGTATTAATCCCGAAGTCATCAAGGACCTTGCTGAAGAAATCAAGACTGTCCACTCAATGGGCGTCCAAATTGCCATCGTCTGTGGTGGTGGTAACATCTGGCGCGGTGAGACAGGTGCTAAGATGGGTATGGACCGTGCCCAAGCTGACTACATGGGTATGTTGGCCACTGTTATGAACGGACTTGCACTCCAAGACGGTTTGGAACACGCTGGTGTCCCAACTCGCGTGCAAACTTCAATCGAGATGCGCCAGGTCGCTGAACCTTACATCCGTCGTCGTGCCGTTCGTCACCTTGAAAAGGGCCGCGTCGTGATCTTCAGTGGTGGTACAGGTAACCCTTACTTCTCAACTGACACAACTGCTGCACTCCGTGCCGCTGAAATCGAAGCCGACGTGATTTTGATGGCTAAAAACAACGTTGACGGTGTCTACTCAGCCGACCCTAAGGTTGATCCAGATGCAGTTAAGTTTGAAGAATTGACTCAACTTGATATTATTAATAAGGACCTCCGCGTCATGGACAGAACTGCAAGTTCACTTTCTATGGACACAGAGATTCCACTAATCGTGTTTAATATGAACGAGCCAGGCAACATCAAGAAGGTTGTCCTGGGCGAGAACATCGGAACCACAATCAGAGGAGACAAATAA
- a CDS encoding ISL3 family transposase encodes MEQLNLITNFLRIKDKNITITDEYDMGTHLELHGHLDYTAPKCPKCKGQMAKYDYQKTSKIPYLETAGYPLLIRLRKRRFKCKDCGKMAVAETPLVKKNHQISVAVNQKIAQLLIENQAMKHIAHRLSISTSSVMRKLNEFKFETDWNTLPEVMSWDEYAFKKGKMSFIAQDFDSLNVIAILDGRTQATIRNHFLRYPRKVRNRVKVITMDMFSPYYQLAKQLFPNAKIVLDRFHIVQHLSRAMNRVRIQIMNQFDRKSQEYRSLKRYWKLIQQDSRKLSDKRFYRPMFRMHLTNKEILEKLLSYSDELRQHYELYQFLLFHFQEKNSDHFFSLIEQEIATVNPIFQTVFKTFLKDKDKVLNAMELPYSNAKLEATNNLIKVIKRNAFGFRNFENFKKRILIALNIKKERTKFVLSRC; translated from the coding sequence ATGGAACAACTAAATCTTATCACAAATTTTCTCAGAATTAAAGACAAAAATATCACTATCACTGATGAATATGATATGGGGACTCACTTAGAACTCCACGGTCACTTGGACTACACAGCCCCTAAATGCCCAAAATGCAAGGGACAAATGGCTAAGTACGACTACCAGAAAACTTCTAAAATCCCCTACCTAGAAACTGCTGGCTACCCTTTACTTATCCGTCTTCGAAAGCGTCGGTTCAAGTGTAAAGATTGCGGAAAAATGGCGGTCGCTGAAACTCCTCTTGTCAAGAAGAACCACCAAATCTCTGTCGCTGTTAACCAGAAAATCGCACAATTACTCATCGAAAATCAAGCAATGAAACATATTGCACACAGGCTATCAATTTCAACATCGTCAGTTATGAGAAAGCTCAATGAGTTCAAGTTTGAAACGGATTGGAATACCCTACCTGAGGTGATGAGTTGGGACGAGTATGCCTTCAAGAAGGGGAAAATGAGCTTCATCGCTCAAGATTTCGACTCCCTAAATGTCATCGCCATTCTCGACGGAAGAACTCAAGCAACCATCCGAAACCACTTTCTACGCTATCCTAGAAAGGTTAGAAATCGGGTCAAAGTGATTACCATGGATATGTTTAGTCCCTATTATCAACTTGCTAAACAGCTTTTTCCAAATGCAAAAATTGTACTCGATCGCTTTCATATCGTGCAACACCTTAGTCGTGCTATGAACCGTGTCCGTATTCAAATTATGAATCAATTCGACAGAAAATCCCAGGAATACCGATCCTTGAAACGTTACTGGAAATTGATACAACAAGATAGCCGTAAACTCAGCGATAAACGATTTTATCGACCTATGTTTCGAATGCATTTGACTAACAAGGAAATCCTAGAAAAACTCCTATCCTACTCTGATGAACTCAGACAGCACTATGAACTCTATCAATTTCTCTTGTTCCATTTCCAAGAGAAAAACTCAGATCATTTCTTCAGTCTCATCGAACAGGAAATAGCCACTGTTAATCCTATTTTCCAGACGGTATTTAAGACATTTCTAAAGGATAAGGACAAGGTTTTAAACGCCATGGAATTGCCTTATTCAAACGCCAAACTGGAAGCTACCAATAATCTCATCAAAGTCATTAAGAGAAATGCCTTTGGTTTCAGGAACTTTGAAAACTTTAAAAAACGGATTTTGATTGCATTGAACATAAAGAAAGAGAGGACGAAGTTCGTCCTCTCTAGATGTTAG